Sequence from the Gemmatimonadota bacterium genome:
GATCGTGGCAGATCGGGTCATCGCCCGCTTCCGTTGGTCTGGCGAGGGCTCCAGGCGCGGGTGAGCTTCCACGTCAGGCCGCTGCGCGTAAAGGTCAGGACACCACCATCATCGGCAGTCTTGCCTGCCGGATAAAGGACGACATCGACCTGTGAGGGCGCACGGTAGCGGTACGAAGTGATGGTGTTGCCGGTCAGGGAATCGGCGGCGCCCGGGCCCGGGAGGCGCGTCCCGAACCCGGTCACGATCTGCGACAACCCCTCCGGCGTGACCGCCGCGTCGACCAGCCCGCCGAGCAGGGCGATCGCGGCGGTGGCGCCGATGCCGGAGCGTGCCCGGCCCTCGAGACCCTTCCGGAGGTCTTCCCGCAGGTTCATGCGGAGCACCGGGAAGTCGACCGTGGCCTCGAGTTCGGCCTCGTTGCCGAAGGCGACGCCCTGCAGGAAGCGGTCGTAGGCTCGGCGCGGGGCGACGTAATACCAGACGCCGGTCACGAGCAGGGCCATCAGGACGGTCCAACGGAGGAGGCGGGCCATGCTGGAATGTAGGGGGAGGTCGGCGAACCGCGAACGGCGAGCGGCGATTTGCGCTCTGCATTTAACGGCGTTAGGCTGACGGTATGCCCTCCAAGCGCCGCCGCACTCGCGAACGCGAAGCCACCCACGACCGCATCCTCGATGCGGCGCGGGAGTTGTTCGTGGAGCGCGGGGTCGAGGCGACCACGATGCGGGCGATCGCCGACCGGCTGGAGTGCACCGCGCCGGCGATCTATCACCACTTCGCCGACAAGCAGTCGCTGCTCCGCGAGCTGGTCACCCAGGACATCGGTGCGCTCGGCGCGAGCTTCCAGCGGTTGCGGCAGGTCGCCGACCCGGTCGAGCGGCTGATCAAGTTGGGGATGGCCTACGTCCGCTTCGGCCTCGAGCATCCGCAACACTATCGGCTGCTCTTCATGACGCCGGGGGCGAAGCGGGACATCGGTGGGGACGGCGTCGGCCGGATCGAGCGTCATCCGGAGAGTGACGCCTACGGCATCGTCCGCGCCACGGTCACCGAGGCGATCCAGGCCGGACGCTTTCACGGACTGTACGGCGATCCCGAGCGCGTGTCGCAACTCTGCTGGGCGTCGGTCCACGGGCTGATCTCGCTCCACGCCGTCTTCGCCGATGATGCGTGGATCGAGTGGCGTGACGTGGAGACGAGTGCGGAGCGGATGCTTGCCGCGCTCGTAGATGGGATGATGGATGATGGATGATGGATGGGCGCTGGCAGCCATCCATCATCCATCATCTCTCATCCATCATCCTTACGGCGTCGTCCCCGGCTCCGGCACCAGCATGAACCTCGCGACGTTCTTCGGGTCGAG
This genomic interval carries:
- a CDS encoding DUF2939 domain-containing protein is translated as MARLLRWTVLMALLVTGVWYYVAPRRAYDRFLQGVAFGNEAELEATVDFPVLRMNLREDLRKGLEGRARSGIGATAAIALLGGLVDAAVTPEGLSQIVTGFGTRLPGPGAADSLTGNTITSYRYRAPSQVDVVLYPAGKTADDGGVLTFTRSGLTWKLTRAWSPRQTNGSGR
- a CDS encoding TetR/AcrR family transcriptional regulator; this translates as MPSKRRRTREREATHDRILDAARELFVERGVEATTMRAIADRLECTAPAIYHHFADKQSLLRELVTQDIGALGASFQRLRQVADPVERLIKLGMAYVRFGLEHPQHYRLLFMTPGAKRDIGGDGVGRIERHPESDAYGIVRATVTEAIQAGRFHGLYGDPERVSQLCWASVHGLISLHAVFADDAWIEWRDVETSAERMLAALVDGMMDDG